Proteins found in one Borreliella burgdorferi B31 genomic segment:
- a CDS encoding P52 family lipoprotein, translating to MRILVGVCIIAALALLGCYLPDNQEQAVQTFFENSESSDMGSDEIVTEGIFSSLKLYASEHRLLVEIKKTLISLKDPNYRDVVRPVSDYNEEYFNKFFLDLGSEQSKDLIKLFIMVKNEQNNNKFMRIVRWLYSCIEELYSLDIKYSGEGSHEYNRNMPRPTAYEQYLKVKRYDYNSPVSILPT from the coding sequence GATTTTGGTTGGCGTTTGTATAATAGCAGCATTGGCTTTATTGGGTTGTTATTTGCCTGATAATCAGGAACAAGCTGTTCAAACTTTTTTTGAGAATTCGGAAAGTAGTGATATGGGTTCCGATGAGATTGTTACTGAAGGCATATTTTCTAGTTTAAAATTATATGCGTCTGAACATCGTTTATTGGTTGAGATAAAAAAGACTTTAATTAGTTTAAAAGATCCTAATTATCGTGATGTAGTACGCCCAGTGAGTGACTATAATGAGGAGTATTTTAATAAATTCTTTCTAGATTTAGGGTCTGAGCAATCTAAAGACCTGATTAAGTTGTTTATTATGGTAAAAAATGAGCAGAACAATAATAAATTTATGCGTATAGTTCGTTGGCTGTATTCATGTATAGAGGAGTTATATTCTCTAGATATTAAGTATTCTGGCGAGGGGAGCCATGAGTATAATCGTAATATGCCTAGACCCACTGCTTATGAACAATATTTAAAAGTGAAGAGGTATGATTATAATAGCCCAGTTTCTATTTTACCTACATAA